Proteins from one Bufo gargarizans isolate SCDJY-AF-19 chromosome 8, ASM1485885v1, whole genome shotgun sequence genomic window:
- the LOC122945584 gene encoding ras-related protein Rap-2c-like has product MSISVQSNGTVRLVFMGAAGVGKTALIQQLLYDRFEPRHQCTVEEVYCLDPEPNALQLRIEIVDTSGSYSFPAMQKLRIQQGDAFALVFSLADLESFQEVERLREEIHRIKGETDVPIVVIGNKTDLFPGVESQTGQLMALQAAATAELEWDSGYVETSAKLNQKVQEVFEELLRRVNLPCLLSPALERRRASAQPEPRKKQPRRKQQSCILS; this is encoded by the coding sequence ATGTCCATCTCGGTGCAATCCAATGGGACAGTTCGCCTGGTCTTCATGGGAGCTGCCGGCGTGGGCAAAACAGCCTTGATCCAGCAGTTGTTATATGACCGCTTCGAGCCAAGACACCAGTGCACAGTGGAGGAGGTCTACTGCTTGGACCCGGAGCCAAATGCCCTCCAGTTACGTATCGAAATCGTAGACACCAGCGGCAGCTACTCCTTCCCAGCCATGCAGAAGCTGCGTATCCAGCAAGGAGACGCCTTCGCCTTGGTCTTCTCGCTGGCAGACCTAGAGTCCTTCCAAGAGGTGGAGAGACTAAGGGAAGAGATCCACCGGATCAAGGGGGAGACCGACGTGCCCATCGTGGTCATTGGAAATAAGACGGACTTGTTCCCCGGCGTGGAGTCTCAGACAGGACAGCTCATGGCACTACAGGCTGCTGCTACTGCAGAACTGGAATGGGACAGCGGCTACGTGGAGACCTCAGCCAAGCTCAACCAAAAAGTCCAGGAGGTGTTTGAGGAACTGCTGCGAAGGGTTAACCTCCCGTGCTTACTGAGCCCTGCCTTAGAGCGGCGCCGAGCCAGCGCACAACCAGAACCCAGGAAGAAACAGCCTCGCCGGAAGCAGCAGAGTTGTATCTTGTCTTAG